The following proteins come from a genomic window of Larimichthys crocea isolate SSNF chromosome III, L_crocea_2.0, whole genome shotgun sequence:
- the pla2g1b gene encoding phospholipase A2, translated as MKLTAPLLLLLAAHAVSGTLLPRALWQFGTMIQCAQPGVNPFLYNNYGCWCGFGGKGTPLDDLDRCCEVHDRCYRASRLAPGCTAVADLPYVLVYDFSCSNEQVTCSASNNKCQAAVCECDRVAAHCFAQHEYNPEHKNLDPKEHCVN; from the exons ATGAAGCTCACcgctcctctgctgctgctgctcgccg CTCACGCCGTCAGCGGCACTCTGCTGCCCAGAGCCTTGTGGCAGTTTGGCACAATGATCCAGTGCGCTCAGCCCGGCGTGAACCCGTTCCTGTACAATAACTACGGCTGCTGGTGCGGCTTTGGCGGGAAGGGCACGCCTCTAGATGACTTGGACAG GTGCTGTGAGGTTCACGACAGATGTTACCGAGCCAGCAGATTGGCCCCCGGATGCACTGCTGTCGCCGACCTTCCTTATGTCCTCGTTTATGACTTCAGCTGTTCCAACGAGCAGGTCACCTGCTCAG CCTCCAACAATAAGTGCCAGGCTGCCGTGTGCGAGTGCGACCGCGTGGCGGCTCACTGCTTCGCTCAGCACGAATACAACCCCGAACACAAGAACCTGGACCCCAAAGAACACTGCGTGAACTGA